One part of the Corynebacterium sp. CNCTC7651 genome encodes these proteins:
- a CDS encoding dicarboxylate/amino acid:cation symporter codes for MKSKFLNSLLFWIVLAIIAGWVCSLFFPVWLARVFVTFNGLFSNFLGFFVPVLIFALIAPAIASLGQGAGKWLGITAGVAYGSTILSGLLAWGTATLLYPTLLAGKNLITNVDNPEEGGLSPYFTVDMPAPFAVMSALLLAFVIGVAMTAVPSRNMKAVLDELNEVILKVVTSFVIPLLPLYIFGTFLNLGMNENFGSTMAAFGTVLVLSIVMTLVIILIQYLVAGAVAGVNPFIALKNMAPAYFTALGTSSSAATIPVTYASALKNKVDEDVAGFVVPLCATIHLSGSMMKITLYALAIVFMGNLDVSAGQILGFVLLLGIMMIAAPGVPGGAIMAAVGLLQANLGFDDSMVSLMIAAYIVVDSFGTAANVTGDGAIALMLNKFAAGKIKGSSLDDGHVSRETTTEHVEVVETTGTGSTVVK; via the coding sequence ATGAAATCGAAATTCTTGAACTCGCTGCTGTTCTGGATCGTGCTGGCGATTATCGCCGGTTGGGTCTGCAGCCTGTTCTTCCCCGTGTGGCTTGCGCGGGTGTTTGTCACCTTCAACGGCCTGTTCTCCAACTTCCTCGGCTTCTTCGTGCCGGTGCTCATCTTCGCGCTTATCGCGCCCGCGATCGCCTCGCTGGGCCAGGGCGCGGGCAAGTGGCTGGGCATCACCGCCGGCGTGGCCTACGGTTCCACCATCCTCTCCGGCCTCCTGGCCTGGGGCACCGCTACCCTGCTCTACCCCACGCTGCTGGCCGGCAAGAACCTGATCACCAACGTGGACAACCCGGAAGAAGGCGGCCTGAGCCCCTACTTCACCGTGGACATGCCGGCCCCGTTCGCCGTGATGTCCGCGCTGCTGCTGGCCTTTGTCATCGGCGTGGCCATGACCGCGGTGCCGTCCCGCAACATGAAGGCGGTGTTGGATGAGCTCAACGAGGTCATCCTCAAGGTTGTCACCAGCTTTGTCATCCCGCTGCTGCCGCTCTACATCTTCGGCACCTTCCTCAACCTGGGCATGAACGAGAACTTCGGTTCCACCATGGCCGCCTTCGGCACCGTGCTGGTGCTTTCCATTGTGATGACGCTGGTGATCATCCTCATCCAGTACCTGGTTGCCGGCGCCGTGGCGGGCGTGAACCCGTTCATCGCGCTGAAGAACATGGCACCGGCCTACTTCACCGCGCTGGGAACCTCCTCCTCCGCCGCAACCATCCCGGTCACCTACGCCTCCGCCCTGAAGAACAAGGTCGACGAGGACGTTGCCGGCTTCGTGGTCCCGCTCTGCGCCACCATCCACCTCTCCGGCTCCATGATGAAGATCACGCTCTACGCACTCGCCATCGTCTTCATGGGCAACCTGGATGTCAGCGCCGGACAAATCCTGGGCTTCGTGCTGCTCCTGGGCATCATGATGATCGCCGCGCCGGGCGTGCCGGGCGGCGCCATCATGGCCGCCGTCGGCCTGCTGCAGGCAAACCTTGGTTTCGACGACTCCATGGTCTCCCTCATGATCGCCGCATACATCGTGGTGGACAGCTTCGGCACCGCCGCGAACGTCACCGGCGACGGCGCCATCGCGCTCATGCTGAACAAGTTCGCCGCCGGCAAGATCAAGGGCTCTTCGCTTGACGACGGTCATGTTTCACGTGAAACCACCACCGAGCACGTGGAGGTTGTAGAGACCACCGGGACCGGGTCCACGGTTGTGAAGTAG
- a CDS encoding DUF5129 domain-containing protein — MSDKGFRGSRSSVGKDIAATLALTAALGMGGGAAAYALTGSVPTAEEVAVSVQQQQAQVEISDPADLLTQEDEARLLRDVERLNRPDTVEKIHFIMLDEGRDNVNDSVENFLRDNYPDEIGDEYFADGVLIIGADMNSRQNFIFAGQDVLDQLYLHKGQRLSSALEAMKPGLSDNNIEAGLFAGANTATDIEAAQAYPINDAEGDKTAAGIASGLVLGGTTLAYGGVATERRKKRRKEIEQAREDYNAIAAEYTQLSQRLDELDIRANSVSSSFANLELRKQWEEVRDRFLGMHEAASLGVGTDRQAWENRKELAAAAKTLEDTGHAEDNINRLFAVEQGDAAERRSIITEIRADVIQARRKVKDKELKRDLAELERGLDYLDQNPDYPGFLNQFTRILGDYSVLLDEVKRREMSDVKDRATLHTPQLTDPGFIYVNYTPYVVMNSWHADNVRMEREAQQASSSGSSSVNTSFSSGFSGGGGSSSF, encoded by the coding sequence ATGAGCGACAAAGGTTTTCGCGGTTCCAGAAGCTCCGTTGGCAAGGACATTGCTGCAACGCTTGCCCTAACGGCTGCGCTTGGCATGGGCGGCGGCGCTGCGGCGTACGCGCTTACCGGCTCGGTCCCTACCGCCGAGGAGGTTGCTGTGTCCGTGCAGCAACAGCAGGCGCAGGTGGAGATTTCGGACCCGGCGGACTTGCTCACCCAGGAGGATGAGGCCCGCCTGTTGCGCGACGTGGAGCGCCTGAACCGCCCGGACACCGTGGAGAAGATCCACTTCATCATGCTGGATGAGGGCCGGGACAATGTGAATGACTCCGTGGAGAACTTCCTGCGCGACAACTACCCGGATGAGATCGGGGATGAGTATTTCGCGGACGGTGTCCTTATCATCGGCGCGGACATGAATAGCCGCCAGAACTTCATCTTCGCAGGCCAGGACGTGCTGGATCAGCTGTACCTCCATAAAGGCCAGCGCCTTTCCAGCGCGCTCGAGGCCATGAAGCCGGGCCTGAGCGACAACAACATCGAGGCCGGCCTCTTCGCCGGCGCCAACACCGCCACGGATATCGAGGCAGCTCAGGCCTACCCCATCAATGACGCGGAGGGAGACAAGACCGCGGCCGGCATCGCGTCCGGCCTAGTGCTCGGCGGTACCACCCTCGCGTACGGTGGCGTGGCCACGGAGCGTCGTAAGAAGCGCCGCAAGGAGATCGAGCAGGCCCGCGAGGATTACAACGCCATCGCGGCCGAGTACACGCAGCTCAGCCAGCGCCTGGATGAGCTGGACATTCGCGCCAACTCCGTCTCCAGTTCCTTCGCAAACCTGGAGCTGCGCAAGCAGTGGGAGGAGGTGCGCGACCGCTTCCTGGGCATGCACGAGGCTGCCTCTCTGGGCGTAGGCACGGACCGCCAAGCGTGGGAGAACCGCAAGGAGCTCGCCGCTGCCGCGAAGACGCTTGAGGACACCGGCCACGCCGAGGACAACATCAACCGCCTCTTCGCCGTGGAGCAGGGCGACGCCGCGGAGCGCCGCAGCATCATCACCGAGATCCGCGCGGACGTGATCCAGGCCCGCCGTAAGGTCAAGGATAAGGAGCTCAAGCGCGACCTCGCCGAGCTGGAGCGCGGCCTGGACTACCTGGACCAGAACCCGGACTACCCGGGCTTCCTCAACCAGTTCACCCGCATTCTCGGCGACTACTCCGTGCTTTTGGACGAGGTCAAGCGCCGCGAGATGAGCGACGTCAAGGACCGCGCCACCCTGCACACCCCGCAACTGACGGACCCGGGCTTCATTTACGTCAACTACACCCCGTACGTGGTCATGAACTCCTGGCACGCGGACAACGTGCGCATGGAGCGCGAGGCGCAGCAGGCCTCCTCCTCCGGGTCCAGCAGCGTGAACACCAGCTTCAGCTCGGGCTTCTCGGGCGGTGGCGGGTCCAGCTCCTTCTAG
- a CDS encoding DUF5129 domain-containing protein: protein MARELSKAKNRTPQTKKQQSVTAKQMKPILGVAAAVGIALGSFGFVATEVPAVEQAMSSIVVAAPEVTVDDPHEVLTPAERQQLIDDARTINAPDYVQHFHYMVFENNHENILDTVEDYTRDNYPDLIDQSKGENGQFAEGVVIIGVGLNPRQAFAYSGFDIGDELGLTNESHLEDVLDAMKPDVKAGDIPAGLMKSAHLALDAENVAQYQHDNAVGDRVGGTLAGLLGGFGLATGVGVAVAAARNKRRDQLTQAREDYELVTGEYLRLAQRLDEVDIRAHSLTSAFADAELRKQWAEVRDRFLDLNDAVHGAQGLSTIDINSDEAARAHRKQLADAAETVRHTSNAEDNIDRLFAVENGDAAARRADLAALREDLQEARTKVQEIKWESNKTKKAIRKAPDTLALPAAESTVTGAPSTTDPSALTPTELRAELERDLDALDGHIIALQRDPSSPTFIDDFVRILGDYRLVLEYIRHVGFTDVKEREKLENPAIYDDRFWYPNYITYYHLDSWHASNVAAAQAASASSSSGFSAAGGSSSF from the coding sequence ATGGCACGCGAGCTGAGCAAGGCGAAGAACCGCACCCCGCAAACAAAGAAGCAGCAGAGCGTCACGGCAAAGCAGATGAAGCCCATCCTGGGCGTTGCTGCCGCGGTGGGTATCGCGCTGGGCAGCTTCGGCTTCGTTGCCACGGAGGTCCCCGCCGTGGAGCAGGCCATGTCCAGCATCGTGGTCGCCGCGCCAGAGGTGACGGTGGATGATCCGCATGAGGTCCTCACACCAGCGGAGCGCCAGCAGCTTATCGACGATGCCCGCACCATCAACGCCCCCGATTACGTCCAGCACTTCCACTACATGGTGTTTGAGAACAACCATGAAAACATCCTGGACACGGTGGAGGACTACACCCGGGACAATTACCCGGACCTCATCGACCAGTCCAAGGGCGAAAACGGCCAGTTCGCCGAGGGTGTGGTGATTATCGGCGTTGGCCTGAATCCCCGCCAGGCGTTCGCCTACAGCGGCTTCGATATTGGCGATGAGCTGGGCTTGACCAATGAGTCCCACCTCGAGGACGTCTTGGATGCGATGAAGCCGGACGTAAAGGCCGGCGACATCCCCGCTGGACTGATGAAGTCCGCGCACCTCGCCCTCGACGCCGAAAACGTTGCCCAGTACCAGCACGATAACGCCGTCGGGGATCGCGTGGGCGGCACTCTCGCGGGCCTCCTCGGCGGCTTCGGCCTGGCCACGGGCGTGGGCGTTGCCGTCGCCGCGGCCCGCAACAAGCGCCGCGACCAGCTCACCCAGGCCCGGGAGGACTATGAGCTGGTCACCGGTGAGTACCTCCGCCTCGCCCAGCGACTGGATGAGGTGGACATCCGCGCCCACTCCCTCACCTCCGCATTCGCGGACGCGGAGCTGCGCAAGCAGTGGGCTGAGGTCCGCGACCGCTTCCTGGACCTCAACGACGCGGTGCACGGAGCACAAGGCTTATCGACGATTGACATCAACAGCGACGAAGCCGCCCGCGCACACCGCAAGCAGCTCGCCGACGCCGCGGAGACCGTGCGCCACACCTCCAACGCGGAGGACAACATCGACCGTCTCTTTGCCGTGGAAAACGGTGACGCAGCTGCACGCCGCGCGGACCTTGCGGCGCTCCGAGAGGACCTCCAGGAGGCGCGCACAAAGGTCCAGGAGATCAAGTGGGAATCCAACAAGACCAAGAAGGCGATCCGGAAGGCTCCAGACACCCTCGCCCTCCCAGCCGCGGAGTCCACCGTCACGGGCGCGCCCAGCACCACGGACCCGAGCGCGCTCACCCCGACAGAGCTCCGCGCCGAGCTGGAGCGGGACTTGGACGCGCTGGACGGCCACATCATCGCCCTGCAGCGGGATCCCTCCTCCCCCACCTTCATCGATGACTTTGTGCGCATCTTGGGCGATTACCGCCTGGTGCTGGAGTACATCCGCCACGTTGGCTTCACCGATGTGAAGGAGCGGGAGAAGTTGGAGAACCCGGCGATTTACGACGATCGCTTCTGGTACCCCAACTACATCACCTACTACCACCTGGATTCCTGGCACGCGTCCAACGTGGCGGCGGCTCAGGCCGCATCCGCGTCCTCGTCTTCCGGCTTCAGTGCGGCAGGCGGCAGCTCCAGCTTCTAG